One Candidatus Acididesulfobacter guangdongensis genomic window carries:
- the rpoN gene encoding RNA polymerase sigma-54 factor yields the protein MSQIELKQNLKLSQQLIMTPRLQLAIKMLAMNNIELSELINQQIVENPIIDVDVVMNGGEKNYNESNNSANSDANTADYKKEFINDRDTDSSDLTSLNSENIPENIQNLNDKDDTYAINDYIANYDEQLYDLSINTNTDWKQDKNYIIENTVAGTETLYEFIMKQVRTGDFNNDEVKLAEYIAGNLDSDGFLRISSDELEKYAGNLAPLLDNVLFKIHKLEPVGIATYDPLSCLLFQADYFFPEDDLLKNIIKNYIKDIANGNYSKIVKETGNILENVIKSVNRLKSLAPKPAINFDNQNNNYIIPDLYVEKINGKYTVFMEDNYLPPIRINSYYKKILNGELISNAVTKDYVEEKLKSAVWLVKSIKNRKETILKIAQLIIDKQHDFFEKGTGYLKPIILKTIADELNLHESTVSRATSNKYISSHLGVFELKSFFSNFSFGEISPDNIMSKIKLIIENEKNYGKIYSDNDIVNLLKMENIVIARRTIAKYREILNIPSSAKRKKK from the coding sequence ATGTCGCAAATAGAATTAAAACAAAATCTTAAATTAAGCCAGCAGCTTATAATGACGCCCCGCCTGCAATTGGCTATAAAAATGCTGGCGATGAATAATATCGAACTGTCTGAATTAATAAATCAGCAAATTGTAGAAAATCCTATTATTGATGTTGATGTTGTAATGAACGGCGGTGAAAAAAATTATAACGAAAGCAATAATAGCGCTAATTCTGATGCTAATACTGCAGACTATAAAAAAGAATTCATTAATGATAGAGATACGGATAGTTCCGATCTGACCAGCCTAAATTCCGAAAACATACCGGAAAATATTCAAAATTTGAATGACAAAGATGATACGTATGCAATAAATGATTACATTGCCAATTACGATGAACAGCTGTATGATTTATCCATTAACACAAATACCGATTGGAAGCAGGATAAAAATTATATAATTGAAAACACTGTTGCAGGGACGGAAACACTTTATGAATTTATTATGAAGCAGGTAAGAACGGGTGATTTTAACAATGATGAAGTTAAACTCGCCGAATATATTGCAGGCAATTTAGATTCCGACGGATTTTTAAGAATATCTTCGGATGAATTAGAGAAATATGCCGGTAATTTAGCCCCTCTTTTAGATAATGTTTTATTTAAAATACATAAATTGGAACCTGTCGGGATTGCGACTTACGATCCCCTGTCGTGTCTTTTATTTCAGGCGGATTATTTTTTTCCTGAGGACGATTTATTGAAAAATATTATAAAAAATTATATAAAAGATATTGCTAACGGAAATTATAGCAAAATTGTTAAAGAAACAGGAAATATTTTGGAAAATGTTATTAAATCGGTCAACCGCCTTAAATCGCTTGCGCCTAAACCGGCGATAAATTTTGACAATCAGAATAATAATTATATTATTCCTGATTTATATGTAGAAAAAATAAACGGCAAATATACTGTTTTTATGGAGGATAATTATTTGCCGCCTATAAGAATAAATTCGTACTACAAAAAAATATTAAACGGCGAACTTATATCAAATGCGGTTACAAAAGATTATGTAGAAGAAAAATTAAAATCGGCTGTTTGGCTCGTTAAAAGTATTAAAAACAGAAAGGAAACAATATTGAAAATTGCACAGTTAATTATTGATAAACAGCATGATTTTTTTGAAAAAGGCACCGGTTATTTAAAACCGATAATATTAAAAACAATAGCCGATGAATTAAATTTACACGAATCTACCGTTTCAAGAGCAACGTCGAATAAATATATAAGTTCCCATTTAGGTGTTTTTGAACTTAAAAGTTTTTTTTCTAATTTTTCATTCGGAGAGATTTCACCGGACAATATTATGTCTAAAATAAAACTTATCATTGAAAATGAAAAAAACTATGGTAAAATTTATTCAGATAATGATATAGTGAATTTATTAAAAATGGAAAATATTGTAATAGCAAGGAGAACTATTGCAAAATACAGAGAAATTTTAAATATACCGTCTTCAGCCAAAAGAAAAAAGAAATAA
- the raiA gene encoding ribosome-associated translation inhibitor RaiA, producing MKIKGDMPMDIVVTFKHLEPTEAIKKYAETKISKLEKYLNDIIEAHVTLSMERVQHKESGAASIKLVAKNITINAQEESSDIYAAIDLLTDKVETQIRKHKEKSREKFKDSEQTEIFMQEMSAPDIEIIDNYEIKQMDLHEAVNRLNKKNENFIIFKNKESFKNSVLYAKDNGEYAVIEINS from the coding sequence TTGAAAATTAAAGGAGATATGCCAATGGATATCGTTGTCACGTTTAAACATCTTGAACCCACGGAAGCTATAAAAAAATACGCCGAAACTAAAATTTCAAAGCTGGAAAAGTATTTGAACGATATTATAGAAGCTCATGTAACATTAAGCATGGAAAGGGTTCAGCATAAGGAATCCGGCGCTGCGTCAATTAAGCTGGTTGCTAAAAATATTACAATAAATGCGCAGGAAGAATCCTCTGATATATATGCGGCAATAGATCTTCTGACGGATAAAGTTGAGACGCAAATAAGAAAACATAAAGAAAAATCACGGGAAAAGTTTAAAGATAGCGAACAGACAGAGATATTTATGCAAGAAATGTCTGCTCCGGATATTGAAATTATAGATAATTATGAAATAAAGCAGATGGATTTGCATGAGGCTGTGAATAGATTAAATAAAAAAAATGAAAATTTTATAATTTTTAAAAATAAAGAATCATTTAAAAATTCCGTGCTTTATGCAAAAGATAACGGGGAATATGCAGTAATAGAAATAAATTCTTGA
- the rapZ gene encoding RNase adapter RapZ codes for MIINNMGTAEDSKSYFNIVLISGISGSGKSSALKILEDKGFFCVDNMPLLLLPKFLEVVFAARIKNILFVVDIREKNFLSRLEEHVKFLKDRSNFFKFIFLDADDDTVIKRYSESRRKHPLSEEKSIHESIKKERILLSGIKKLSDVIIDTSNTSIHELNSLILPHVECVGNNHIFSVRMVSFGFKFGIPLESDTLFDARFLPNPFFMPELKDLTGLDDNVAAYLKHFEETDRFLNYIYDYLTFFLPLYKKENKSYFTVAVGCTGGVHRSVFVVNELKNMFFAENEAYNIAYFHRDIGKI; via the coding sequence TTGATAATTAATAATATGGGTACGGCGGAAGATTCAAAAAGTTATTTTAATATTGTCTTAATAAGCGGAATATCCGGCTCAGGTAAATCCTCCGCTTTAAAAATTTTAGAGGACAAGGGCTTTTTTTGCGTAGATAATATGCCTTTATTGCTTTTGCCTAAATTTTTGGAAGTGGTATTTGCTGCAAGAATAAAAAATATTCTTTTTGTTGTAGATATAAGAGAAAAAAACTTTCTTTCAAGATTAGAAGAGCATGTGAAATTTCTAAAAGATAGATCAAATTTCTTCAAATTTATTTTTTTGGATGCCGATGATGATACAGTTATAAAAAGATACTCGGAAAGCAGGAGGAAGCATCCGCTTTCCGAAGAAAAAAGCATTCATGAATCTATTAAAAAAGAAAGAATACTCCTGAGCGGTATTAAAAAACTTTCAGATGTTATTATAGACACCTCTAATACATCTATACACGAATTAAATTCGCTAATCTTGCCGCATGTTGAATGCGTGGGCAATAATCATATTTTTAGCGTAAGAATGGTATCTTTCGGATTTAAATTCGGCATACCGTTAGAATCCGATACGCTGTTTGATGCGAGATTCCTGCCTAATCCTTTTTTCATGCCTGAGCTTAAAGATTTGACCGGATTAGACGATAATGTAGCCGCGTATCTGAAGCATTTTGAAGAAACAGACAGATTTTTAAATTATATATACGATTATTTAACATTTTTTCTTCCCTTATATAAGAAAGAAAATAAGTCATATTTCACTGTTGCCGTTGGATGCACGGGCGGTGTACACAGGTCTGTTTTTGTAGTAAACGAATTAAAAAATATGTTTTTTGCGGAAAATGAAGCATATAATATAGCTTATTTTCATAGAGATATAGGCAAAATTTAA
- a CDS encoding methionine adenosyltransferase: protein MDHKSGNYIFTSESVTEGHPDKICDKISDSLLDNFISQDKNSKVAMETMVTTGLVAVAGEVKSNATVNYQEIIRKTIQDIGYDDSRIGFDFKSCGIIVAVGSQSADIRMGVEREKDEDQGAGDQGLMFGYATSETDEFMPMPIYYAHKLTKRLAEVRKNKSLDFIRPDGKSQVSVRYEKSQPVEISSIVVSTQHSDDVSQEHLTDAVIDEVIKKVIPAELINNNTKFFINPTGRFVIGGPNGDTGLTGRKIIVDTYGGMGRHGGGAFSGKDPSKVDRSGSYMARFIAKNIVASGLAKKCEVQIAYAIGVADPVSVMANTFGTGIYNDETISKTVSSVFNLRPYSIVKTLDLLKPIYARTSNYGHFGRTEDGFTWEQTVKIAELKETAKELNKSMVTV from the coding sequence ATGGATCATAAAAGCGGAAATTATATTTTTACTTCAGAATCTGTAACAGAAGGACATCCCGATAAGATATGCGATAAAATATCGGATTCACTCCTTGATAATTTTATATCTCAGGATAAAAATTCCAAGGTGGCTATGGAAACCATGGTAACAACAGGTTTGGTGGCTGTTGCAGGCGAGGTTAAATCAAACGCTACGGTTAATTATCAGGAAATAATCAGAAAAACTATACAGGATATAGGATATGACGATTCCCGTATAGGTTTTGATTTTAAAAGCTGCGGAATTATTGTTGCGGTAGGTTCTCAGTCTGCGGATATAAGAATGGGCGTCGAAAGAGAAAAAGATGAAGACCAGGGAGCCGGAGACCAAGGTCTTATGTTCGGTTATGCTACTTCCGAAACTGATGAGTTTATGCCTATGCCTATATATTATGCCCATAAACTTACAAAAAGGCTTGCTGAAGTAAGAAAAAACAAGTCGTTAGATTTTATCAGACCTGACGGTAAGTCTCAGGTTTCTGTCAGATATGAAAAATCTCAGCCTGTAGAAATAAGTTCAATAGTAGTATCTACGCAGCATTCAGATGATGTTTCTCAAGAACATCTTACGGATGCCGTCATAGATGAAGTTATAAAAAAAGTCATTCCGGCGGAACTCATAAATAATAACACAAAATTTTTTATTAATCCGACTGGAAGGTTTGTTATAGGCGGACCAAACGGCGATACAGGGCTTACCGGAAGAAAAATAATTGTTGATACCTATGGCGGAATGGGAAGGCACGGAGGAGGAGCTTTTTCCGGCAAGGACCCCTCAAAGGTTGACAGAAGCGGTTCATATATGGCTAGATTTATTGCCAAGAATATTGTCGCATCCGGTCTTGCTAAAAAATGCGAGGTTCAGATAGCTTACGCAATTGGAGTTGCAGACCCTGTTTCCGTAATGGCGAATACGTTCGGAACAGGCATCTATAATGATGAAACAATTTCCAAAACCGTAAGCAGCGTTTTTAATTTAAGACCGTACTCTATTGTTAAAACCCTTGATTTGCTTAAACCTATATATGCCAGAACATCTAATTACGGGCATTTTGGAAGGACTGAAGACGGTTTTACATGGGAACAGACGGTAAAAATTGCCGAGCTTAAAGAAACAGCTAAGGAATTAAATAAATCAATGGTAACGGTTTAA
- a CDS encoding adenosylhomocysteinase: protein MKLQGGCVLADIKDIKLAKQGKERILWAEHDMPVLSIIKEQFAEKKPFKGKKAGLCLHVTAETANLARTLKEGGAEVVLCASNPLSTQDDIAASLVKDFGIDVYAIKGEDSETYYNHIESVLKYEPNFTLDDGADLISTIHKKHKNLIKNIKASMEETTTGVIRLRSMETAGELKIPVIAVNDADTKHLFDNRYGTGQSTIDGIIRATDMLLAGRNFVVCGYGWCGKGLAMRARGIGSNVIVTEVDPIKALEAVMEGFRVMPMVEAAKIGDFFCTVTGDINVIDEHHFEVMKDGAVISNSGHFDVEINIKKLRKMSKSMKNIKDYVEEFTMKDGRKLYVLAEGRLINLASAHGHPASVMDMSFSVQALSAEFALYSNDMLPKVYGVPREIDERIAFLKLKSLGIDIDILTEEQVKYLRSWQEGT from the coding sequence ATAAAATTACAAGGGGGTTGTGTTTTGGCTGATATAAAGGATATAAAACTTGCAAAACAAGGTAAAGAAAGAATATTATGGGCAGAGCATGATATGCCGGTTTTGTCTATTATAAAAGAGCAATTTGCTGAAAAAAAACCTTTCAAGGGTAAAAAAGCAGGGTTGTGTCTTCATGTAACAGCTGAGACAGCCAATCTTGCCAGAACTCTTAAAGAAGGCGGAGCAGAAGTAGTGTTGTGCGCATCAAACCCGCTTTCGACTCAAGATGATATTGCCGCTTCGTTAGTCAAAGATTTTGGAATAGACGTTTATGCCATAAAAGGAGAAGATTCCGAAACTTATTACAATCACATAGAAAGCGTATTAAAATATGAGCCAAATTTTACATTAGATGATGGTGCCGATTTAATATCTACGATACATAAAAAACATAAAAATTTAATAAAAAATATCAAAGCTTCGATGGAAGAGACCACTACCGGTGTCATAAGACTGCGCTCTATGGAAACAGCAGGCGAATTAAAAATTCCGGTGATTGCCGTTAATGATGCCGATACAAAACATTTGTTTGACAACAGGTACGGAACAGGGCAATCCACTATTGACGGTATTATAAGAGCTACCGATATGCTTCTTGCCGGCAGAAATTTTGTAGTCTGCGGATACGGATGGTGCGGTAAAGGACTTGCAATGAGAGCAAGAGGGATAGGCTCTAACGTTATAGTCACGGAAGTCGACCCTATTAAAGCGTTAGAAGCCGTCATGGAAGGTTTTAGAGTAATGCCGATGGTCGAAGCCGCAAAAATAGGAGATTTTTTCTGCACGGTTACCGGTGATATAAATGTTATAGACGAGCATCATTTTGAAGTGATGAAAGATGGAGCAGTTATTTCAAATTCAGGGCATTTTGATGTTGAAATTAATATTAAAAAATTAAGAAAAATGTCAAAATCCATGAAAAATATTAAGGATTATGTTGAAGAATTCACCATGAAAGACGGCAGAAAATTGTATGTTCTTGCTGAAGGCAGACTTATTAACCTTGCCAGCGCGCATGGTCACCCTGCAAGCGTCATGGATATGAGTTTTTCCGTTCAGGCGCTTTCTGCGGAATTTGCTTTGTACAGCAATGATATGCTGCCTAAGGTTTATGGCGTACCGAGAGAAATAGACGAAAGAATAGCTTTTCTAAAACTTAAATCCTTAGGAATAGATATAGATATTCTCACGGAAGAGCAGGTTAAATATTTACGCTCCTGGCAGGAAGGAACATAA
- a CDS encoding LptF/LptG family permease — protein MKILRNYLLKEFFKVLSISIISLSSFYVIVDFISNMEAFTKHSPNFSYIILYFLLKLPEIIYRILPLSILLSTMLIIISFNKNNEITAIKSSGISMLKFTLPLIITALGLSIFSFALSNFIAVKTNIERRIVMQKYINKNKNYSVKSIYKFKTKDIAIHYQKYIITAKVLNIPEKKLTGLSIYEFNNKFKLVKRYSARNGYFDSNKLIMDDVIINNFNKNQHYPSFAKIVKTTSLPIKLSINFFKSYDLKSEFLSIFNLFKMLKVAKKTDSNLNLIKTFMYSKFAFPLINLMLVLIGISIGIIIGKKSGTSAAIGISIILAFGYWIINSIAISLGMSSQLNPILAAFMADLSFLFIAIYLISDLD, from the coding sequence ATGAAAATATTAAGAAATTATCTGCTTAAAGAATTTTTTAAAGTATTATCTATCTCAATAATTTCTTTGTCTTCTTTTTATGTAATTGTTGATTTTATATCTAATATGGAGGCATTTACAAAACATTCCCCTAATTTCAGCTATATTATTCTTTATTTTCTTCTCAAACTGCCTGAGATAATATATCGGATTTTGCCTTTATCAATTTTATTATCAACAATGCTGATAATAATCTCATTTAATAAAAATAATGAAATTACGGCTATAAAATCTTCAGGCATAAGTATGCTGAAATTCACACTTCCGTTAATAATAACTGCGCTGGGGCTGTCAATTTTTTCTTTTGCGCTCTCAAATTTTATAGCGGTGAAAACAAATATCGAAAGAAGAATAGTTATGCAAAAATATATAAATAAAAATAAAAACTACAGCGTAAAATCGATTTATAAATTTAAAACAAAAGATATAGCTATACATTATCAAAAATATATTATAACCGCAAAAGTTTTAAATATACCGGAAAAAAAATTAACCGGATTAAGCATCTATGAATTTAACAATAAATTTAAACTTGTTAAAAGATATAGCGCCAGAAACGGGTACTTTGACAGCAACAAATTAATAATGGACGATGTAATAATAAATAATTTTAATAAAAATCAGCATTATCCCTCATTTGCCAAAATTGTTAAAACAACAAGCCTTCCTATAAAACTCAGCATTAATTTTTTTAAATCATATGATTTAAAATCAGAATTTTTATCAATATTTAATCTTTTTAAGATGTTAAAGGTTGCTAAAAAAACTGATTCAAATTTAAATCTGATAAAAACGTTTATGTATTCAAAATTTGCGTTTCCTTTAATAAATTTAATGCTGGTCCTTATAGGAATATCTATAGGTATAATTATAGGCAAAAAATCCGGCACTTCCGCCGCTATCGGCATCAGCATTATTTTAGCATTCGGCTACTGGATAATAAATTCAATTGCGATATCCTTAGGGATGAGTTCGCAGCTGAATCCTATTTTAGCGGCATTTATGGCTGATTTATCTTTTTTGTTTATTGCAATATATCTTATTTCTGATTTAGATTAA